Below is a genomic region from Drosophila kikkawai strain 14028-0561.14 chromosome X, DkikHiC1v2, whole genome shotgun sequence.
aACATTTTCCACTTACCACTCTTGGCACTCCTGCATTGCTCCATTGCTCTATGGCGCTTCGATTGCAGTTTAAGCGCTCTGGCTATGAGTTTTaagagttttcttttattgtttattgccTCGAGTGCGGCGGCCATAAGTAGGCTATACTTTTCCCCTTCCCACCCTGGAgccatatgtgtgtgtgtgtgtgtgtgtgtccgaAAGTACAGTGCGTACCATGCCGCTTTATGGGCCCCTCTCAGATTATACGAAACTCCATTGAATGGCTTAGTTTCCGATTAGCGGTTGCCCGGGCCTCAGTATATTTTatagcaataaaaaataagtagaCATTTGGTTTGTCAAAGGAGTCGTTAAGTTGTCAGGCGGTGCGTTATATGGAGATTCATGGCAAGTACAATATGGCCAAGTGCAATTGAATTGAATATTAGGAAAATTCAttagcatttaaagttgataAATGTATGGCCTTGTTTTTTacattgtattttatttttattaattttaagataAAAATGGGATTTGTGGTGGGTCATTTAAAGGATCTTAAAGTTCAAGTTCctgttatttttatgtatctatgtatctatatttaaattcctCTCTCTTAACGAGGAAGGGTTCCTGGTAAACCCAGTTTCACTAGTTGTAAAAGCAAATTGGTTTACTATGCACCTGTTATCAAGTTTTTCTAAACGATAATGAGCCTTTTTTAAGGCACAGTTAAGTCCCGGTTAAGTCCCAGTTAATTCCCAGTCATATCCCAGTAAAGTCCTTGCTAAGTCTCACTTAAGTCCTGGTTAAGTCCCAGTTAAATCCAAGATAAGTCCCAGTTTTGTCCAAGTAAACTCTTAGTAATGTCCTTGCTAAGTCTCACTTAAGTCCTGGTTAAGTCCCAGTTAAATCCAAGATAAGTCCCAGTTTTGTCCAAGTAAAGTCTCAGTTAAGTCCCAGCAAAGTCctatttaattttcagttaAGTTCCAAACCAAATTTTCTTAGCAGGAACTTTATCTGTTCGTAAAACTTTAATAGTTAAACAAGAAATCGATCCTCGGCAGGATAATACACCTAAATCACTGGTACCCCAGGGGTGATTCAGGAACCATTACGATTTAAAGCATTTCAGCAGTTAACAGAATTTAAACAGACATTTTGGAAAAAAGAAAGATCGGAATTACGTCTAGTCAGAGTTGGTAATCAACTTAAGTAGCCCATCGACAGTTTTGTTATCCTTTGTGAGCGACTTTCACTTTTTGCTTAATGTCTCGAATAATTACCCCTCGCCACTTAAAAACCCTTTCAGACTTCATGTTAATTGTCGGTCTATAAAATTCCATTGGTGGCTACGAAAAAACTAAGAGGGACAAGCCAATATGACAGCATTAGGGTCGAAAAGAGGGGGGGTTgcagtgtgtgtctgtgtgtgtgtgcaacaTTTGATTACTTTTCGGCTCCCCTTGGCTCCGTCTGCCGGCCTGTCATGTATACCCAGCTTTATTCGCCAACCCCTTTTTCAGGCGCTTTTTTTCAGCGCCACCCCTGTGCACCTACCCTGCAGCAGCATGCATGGCTTTTATGTcaatttctgtttgttttaCGCTTCGACAAACAGTCGCAGGACGTGAGGTGGGGGTGGGGGGAGGAGGGGGAGGAGGCGGAGGGGGCTTGGGGCCAAATCgcttataaaactaaaatgcaTGACCCTTGCCAAGGGAGCCTCGGTCCTCCTCAGCTTACGACACGCTGCAGCAATGTCATATTGCAATGGCATTCGGAACCGCATTCATTTGGCTTTGGCACATGTATTTCGCTATGCAAACAGATGGAAAAGGGGGAGGGGAGGGGAGGGGAGAGGAAAGCGGAAAATGGAGGAATTTGGGAAAATGATGCTGTGTCCTGTTGGTCCCTCATCCCCCTTCCTGTGTGATAACTCCTCCCAGCTGATTTCGCacgcactggcactggcactcaAAATTCACTTCAATGttgaaattattattgcaCTTGTTGTGTTCAGTACGTGAGTGTGGGTGTGTGCGGGTGTATGGTTGGGGGAGCACTCAGCTTGTCCTGACATTTTCTCTGGCATTTAGCAGTGGAAATCAAATGTGTACAAGCAACAAGGAAAGCAGAACAGAACAGAGCAAAAACAAGCAGTGCCTCTGCACTGAGACAAAAAAGGGTGTAGAAGTAagggataaatatttaaaaattagtaaataaaaaatgtaatttaataaataaattaataaaatatatttatatggaatAAGCtattcagttaatttttttttaagttctttAAAGAGTTAAGTTCTCCTAAAGAGCttaatcttttttaaattaaaatatattaaattacttatataattttaaaattaaatataaatatttagtaacTACATAAGACTGTGAAGAGTCGTAAATATCTATAAAAGGGATATATTGgtgtgaaattatttttaaaattttaatagaataaaatgctaaaaagggaattattagaaaataaaaaatcaaccttctctcattttaaattactttttcttagcttaaaaGTATGAAaagctaaatttaaaataaattaataaaagctaaaaataaaaaagttcatattaattatataatttttaaattaaagccaGCAAAGctcaatttttataaatttacaaagtTTATAATACAGACATAGCGaacaaaaaaaccatttatatatatttattataaattttatatttttttaaagttgttttctttatattatatatatttttaagtggTTTGTTGAATTAAAAACTTGTAATTTTCCGtttctttttaacatttaaacaTACATAATCCCCAATTAATTGTTCTGCATAGACTATAAATTCATTACCTTTCTCTTGGTGTAAGCAAAGAAATCAAAAGACGTTCCAAGGGTTGGGTAAAGTGACTGATAGTCGCTTTTGCCCCACTGTGCACTCTGCACTGTGCACACATGTTGTGTATAATTTGCTAATGGCGCAGGGAGTGGGCAATGGAACCCGGTTCTCCTCTGGCAGCCTGCACCGAACATTCCATTCATTGACTCAGTTAGTCGCTTCAGTGCAGCTCTGTTCAATTCCGACTGCCATATTCCCTGGCTGCTGCTCGTTTATAGACGCAAATTGATAAAGCAACAAACAGAAAGCGATTCGCCAGGGGAGGTGGAGGCTGACAGAGTCTCGATACGCCATATAACGACATTAGAAAATTGCCAATCGATGGGAAATTATGATGTGCTTTGCCGTCAACTTCAGCTGGCAGCGACATTTTAGCATAACGGCAACAATGAAGGGGGGCCAGGAATCGCTGGCAAACTTAATCAGAAGCGAACTGAGCTGCTAATTTGCGAAATGATCGGGTTGCTGCACTTAACAATGGCAACAATAGATGGGTACGATGGTACGGGGTATAAAGTGAAAGCAATCAGTCCTGTATTTGAGTTCTGAACCGCAAACGGAAACGAATATAACAGGGATAAACCTAAGAGTATGCcagtaaattaatttagagGTAAGTGAGAGAGTATATAACCATATTTTAGCCTTAGCacttcttaaatttaattaatttaaattatttaacattaaatacataaaagaaaatcaatCGGTAACTGTATTTAAGTTCTGTTCTAGGTTAGGAAACGGAAATTACAAAGATTAAGTTTAGTGCTAGTAAGTAAATTTAGAGGTAAATAAGAGAGTAAATAACCATATTATAGCCGTAGCACTTCTTGtataacttaattaatttaaattatttaccaTAAAAAACATACAAGAAAAGCAATCGGTAACTGTATTTAAGTTCTGTCAAGTTTAGTTCACTTTTGAACCGGAAATGGAAACAGAAATGACAGGTTGAGAATAAAAACCCATATTTTATTCTTAgcacttatttatatttattaaaataaacgtTTTATAAAACCCAAACAGGACTGTACTCAaaaccggaaacggaaatgccagcctaaaagtatgccaaGAAATTAGATCAAAAGACAGCAAGTAACCATTTTGTATCATAACCACTTAATTTTcagttaaatttattaaaactaatataaattaaataccttaaacACTCACATCTTAACACCCTTGGcccgttttttctgtatttgcGCTGCCACTGTTATTcgcaaaattaatttcagatATGATCATGATTAATTAGTCGCACCAGAGAGCCAATTTTAGATACGATCTGAGTCTGGCTTAGGTTGCAGGTTCCACTCTATTGGCCTGGCCAATTTGTCCATGTTTTGTCTGTGCCTTTGTGTGTGCTATCCATGGATTCCGTGGGACAATGGCTATGGCTGCTCTCACCCCGTTGCCGCAGAGGTGAGCTGTTGCGTTTCAGTTGCGTGCAAGGCCACCGAGGGGTTAACCGCAGACATGCGatgtggcggcggcggcggctgtgTGCTCAGGGTTAAGCCGAAAGCCGAATGCCGAGCGAGGTCACTTGTTGCCCCGCCTCGGAATCGCTGGAATCTAATCAAGTTTGGTAAATATTTGAGCCGAGAAGGGTGGGGCACACACATCCTTGTGGAGCGAACTGCAAGGTTGTTGCCAAAGTtgctaccaaaaaaaaaaaaacgcacaGTCCTTGTGCCTCCAAACGTGTGTTCTGGTACTTGGCTAATGTTATGgggtatatatgtatctgtatctcttatggtttattatattttaattataattatttattttaataaatattaaactttaaaatggCTAGAATTAGTCACTTAATTAtagtttgatttgattttgatttctaCCTTGAATTATATGTTGAGCTGTATCGAGCGGAAAAATCCAATATCGATAATACTTATGCgctcaacaacaaaaatatcgTCAAGTTTAATGTATCAAACTTTGatttatcgaaaaatatcgaatTTGTCAGTTAAATATAgatattatttaacaaaatcttaaaaagTATATCGAATTTATCGTTTAAATTCAGATATTATGCGCTCAACATCAAAAATATCGTTAATCAAACTTTGatttatcgaaaaatatcgaatTTATCTTTTAAATGTAGATATTATCAAACAAAATCCTAACAAATACATAGAATTTATCATTTAAATTCAGATATTATGCGCTCAACAACAAACATATTGTAAAGTTTAATGTATCAAACTTtgatttaatgaaaaatatgtaatatatcAGCTAAATATAGATATTATCTAACAAAACCcttacaaatttattaaatttatcgTTAAAATTCAGCTATTATGCGCTCAATAACAAGAATATTGTAAAGTTTATCAAATGTATCAACCTTTGatttatcgaaaaatatcgaatttattcttaaaataaaattaataataataataataatatctttatattaaacaaaattcccaaaaaaaaaaaataatgttagGTGATCGATAACGTTGATATGTACCGTTGTAGTTTAAACCAAGTCAACGCTCGTCTTTGGCCTAGTTGATATATCAATATCGCAAacttaaaaatcgatttacgCATTGCCATAAATCTTAAATATCGATACACTATCGACATGTACATATTTTCGCCGTAAAATATGCCATATTCATTTTGCCAGGTATTTCTACTGTCGAGGCACTCGActtgctgtgtgtgtgcgtgtgtgtgtggggccCGCATGCAGCTCGCAGCTCATTTAAAGTTCGCCTCTCATTCAACCTTCCCCCACACCTTTATACCATGGAAGGGGGGAAATGAAAAGCGGAAGAGGGCGAGGCCCTTTGCCAGCCATTCATTAATTAGCATGTGGCCACACCCAGCGGGAGCTCCTACCCGCCTTTTGCGTGTATGcgtaagtgtgtgtgtctctctctctgtgtgtgtgtgtgcaaaaagttcaaattaaatcagtttaaaattaaattatataaatacaaaaaaaaaggctaaACTGGCGGCATTTTGGCCTTTTTTTGTGAACAAGAAAAATGAATAAACGCTGCGGGCCACAAACAACTTTCGAGGGGAGCAAAAAACGCTGCCTTGtgcaaataaacatttaaatcgaAATCATTTTTGTGCCAGCTAAAAGAGGATCGGGGTGGGTGGGTGGTAGCGTCCTGGAGTTGTTCCTGGTAAGTAGCACACTCTGGTTCGGGCCTGGCTATGAACTAATTTGCTTTACAGCCGCCGGCGCTGCACAAACACCAACATTCTCTGCCATTCCCCTCCATACGGGGATACGGAATACTGATTACGAGAGGGATTGGGCAGGGGTATGGCTAggggggggagggggaggtgtgtatatatatgtattattcaTGTAGCCGCAGTAAAAGTCGTCGGCCGACATCGACAGCGACAAGGATAACGCTCCTTGGAGCTTACTTAGCCAACGCGTTGGCGTGCGCAGACTTTTAAAAGGCCTGTGGGGGCCATCGGCATTGGCTGTGGGTGTCTGTGTCTGGTTATTTGGGGTACACACACCCCCACTCCCCTTCCACCCCCTTCCACTTGCCATTCTCCCTGACATTCCCCTCAGCCTAGGCTGCGGCCAATTTCAATTGCGTGCAGCAGCTGAAGTCAAATTTCCTTGGGTGTCAGAGGTTAGGctctgttttttatttgtagaaaaaaaaatatatatatctacctttttttttgggagaaaaCACAGCATCTCCATCATCATCAGTgggtttttcttgttttgttttttttttcttcatttccAAAGTGCTTTTTCTGCTGGCTTCTCACGTGTAATTGTTGGGGAAAACTCCGCCAGGAGGTTGAAGTAGGTCTATAAATTGGTCAGAAACTGGAAGAAGTCAAAATCTAAGCagaaataatcaaaaaagagaaagaaaagtgTCTACAAATagatataaaaacaaagacataactttgaattgaaattactactattttttcaaaagggttttcttttattttgaatacaACTATGTTTTAAAGGTCTTCagtttgcatttaaattaatttattcacTTTACCTTGGCCAGCCAAGGactgtaattaattaaatgatttattaaaTGAGTGTGAGCACTTGGCGTGCGCGTTGCATTTCCCTGTCGCAGGTCATAAATTTCGTTAGcttattactcatacgcagtgtgggCGCATCATCAGGGTAAAGGGAGAGAAGGAGAACCATCCTGCTGCTAAGCCTGTCAAGTGAACGCCATCAATCTCCAAGGACAGTCGATCCTTAGAGCAACTTAAGCCGCCATAACTCAGCGGCTCAGCCGGGTTGGCCTGATATAGGGTTGATTTTGATATTAAGACTGATAGCCTTGGGACACTTGAAGAGGTCCTTGATAAGTGTTGTCTCTGCCAGAGCTTAACTAATCTTTCCCTCTCTGTCTTCTCTTTGCAGTCACCGAAAAGGAAATTCGTCAATGGTAAGCATTTTCCAGTCTTTTTGTGCTTTTCCTACTTTCGTTTTGTGATGGTTCTGAATCGAATtacgcttttattttttgtatatttttttttcgtgggCATAATTAAAGGCAAAATTGCAACAAATTTGAGCTCGCTGTCTGCGGTTGCCCAGGGGAGGTGTGGGGGTGCAAATTAATTCCAATGcgttataaaatgtaaataaaatttaaaatgcaaaagcaacagcagacagtgtgtgtgtatgcggCGGCGAGGTAAACTTTTTTCCCAAGCCAATATTTATCTTTCATTtgttgtgtgagtgtgtgtgtggacattattggtttttaatttaagttttaatctttatttttactatCCTTCCTCTGTTGTTTCTCTCAACCTCTCTCTTTTACACTCTCTGGTTCCCCCCTTTATGCTAATCTATTTGTCTATTATTGCCCTGTCTCTCTATAAACCCCACTTGCTGTTTCTATGCTATCTCCGCTATCCCGACTCTTGACCTCTGACACACCGAAGGCACAAAGGCTTTCTCAAAGACTGTCCCAATGGTctgctgaccgagcaagtgaGTATCCAACATATTttaccatcatcatcatcatcagcatcagctACGTTGCCAAGGCTATCATCATAACCAACCGCAAACGGAATCCTCTTTTTGCGGCaatacatactatatatatatatatatatatatatatatatatatatatatatatatatgtatatatatctatagaGCTTACACACATTTATAGTTAAGCCACACATTCAAAATCCTGAAATGCGGTTTGTCCTTATTCCCCATTcgcttttctcttttttgtgGCTGACTTTTGTGgcttgaataaaataaataccagaAATGTACACACTCCATACACATGTCCTGGCTGTAATCCATTCATTGATTTGACAATTTCAAGTATTTCGATTCCGGAGTTGCAGCAAATAAACTGCATTCCCCGCCAGGATGCAGGATGCAAGGAGGCAGCCCATAAATATCCCTTTGCTTACACTTACACAATAATACATCCCATTCCTAGGATAACCTAACATCCCTGCGAGTCGTTTATTTCACTTAACTGCAGAATTTCGAAATTTTCACTTTAATGCTATTTTATGTGTCTAGTTCTGACTTGCTTACCTCCTCcaaactccaactccaactcgaACTTAACTCGAACCCAGCTccacataaatatttacttgtcTCACCTCTCTCCCTTTCTTCCTCGTGGCTCcatctcgctctctctctctctcctttccCGCAGGGCTTCATCAAAATCTACAAGCAATTCTTTCCCGACGGAGACCCCAGTAAATTCGCCTCCCTGGTATTTCGTGTCTTCGATGAGAATAATGTGAGTATGCGAGAAAAgtcaatataatatataaaaaaacaagaaaggaagctaacttcggtacgccgaagtttgtatacccttgcagattggttttgatatttatattataaattataatgccgaaaacagacactaaacagagtttcataacattttttctatatttattatgtttacagtttgacagttacagttttaaattcccagccttacattttctctacatctacggatcgcttctatggcagctatatgatatagttgtccgatttttataaaatttaaaaaaaaattctgaaataacaTAATGTGTccatatcccaaaaatgatgcaaaaattttgaaaaacagtcaagttataattttttttttttaatttattgaacatttgtatggcagctatatgatatagtcgtccgatccggctcgttccgacatatatagcagtaagagtatatagaagactatatgcaaagtttcattcagataactttaaaactgagggactagtttgcgtagaaacggacagacggacggacagacggacagacggacggacagacggacatggctagatcgagtcggctgttgttgctgatcaagaatatatatactttatagggtcgaaaaggtctccttcactgttttgcaaacttctgactgaaattataataccctgcaagggtataaaaatactggatatataatatatcgataaattTCCTTATTAATTTGATGTTTTTCTAAAACTTCGATACGTATTTTCACAACCCTATAAAATTCCTAATAAAATTCACATTTATCTTACCTCGTAGGACGGTGCCATTGAGTTCGAGGAGTTTATTCGGGCTTTGTCTATAACATCGCGTGGAAATCTAGACGAGAAGTTGCACTGTAAGTTGAAAACTAAACGAAATGCATTGTAAGATTGCCTAAAGtatattacatatttattatattgtatataatataaaacattGTGTACCCGGTTTTGAAATACTCATTCCCAGGGGCCTTCCGTCTGTATGATGTGGACAACGATGGCTACATAACCCGCGAGGAGATGTACAACATAGTGGATGCCATCTACCAAATGGTGGTAAGTATGACTcttgatttatatattatacataaaatataaataatatattgtaaataaatcaCTTAAAGGGCCAGCAGCCGCAGACAGAGGACGAGAATACGCCGCAGAAGCGAGTGGATAAGATCTTTGATCAGATGGACAAGAACCACGACGATCGCCTAACGCTGGAGGAGTTCCGTGAGGGCAGTAAAGCTGATCCACGTATAGTGCAGGCGTTAAGTTTAGGTGGTGATTAACAACCGCAGGGCccgtagtagtagtagtaccATAGTAGTGGCAACGAAGCTCGTTAATGGCGGGGGGAGCGATATAGCGAGTGATATGAGTGATATGAGTGATATTAGACAACGAATTCCACGCAAATTCACAGACGTCAAAAAGGAACGAGAGTCGCCCGccccctcacacacacacacacacacacacacacacagtcgcacatattctatatatattatatactgTACTATATCCCATTTGCCCGATCCTTGGGATACAGTTCATCACAAGCCAACACGAACAGAGTTTTGAGTCCTTAAGTGAAATTCCAACTAATAGCAAATTATATATACGCataaatacataatatttcaattaacaaCAGCCAAAAGCCGCATCAGCCGAAGAAATTGTTAAGCAAAACCCAAGAGTtatgcaaaaaattaaaaagaaacattaaaCAAAGAAGAACAA
It encodes:
- the LOC108083350 gene encoding frequenin-2 — encoded protein: MGKKNSKLKQDTIDRLTTDTYFTEKEIRQWHKGFLKDCPNGLLTEQGFIKIYKQFFPDGDPSKFASLVFRVFDENNDGAIEFEEFIRALSITSRGNLDEKLHWAFRLYDVDNDGYITREEMYNIVDAIYQMVGQQPQTEDENTPQKRVDKIFDQMDKNHDDRLTLEEFREGSKADPRIVQALSLGGD